ATCCTCCTGAAATTATTGCCAAAGCATTGCTGtgtttcaataataaatatgtaagcAGAACCTCACTCattcatcatatcataacaccTACACGTTGTGAAGTTTCTCACGCTATTGCttggtttgattttatttggacAAAAATCACAGATTTACAGTAGCTGTGAAGAATCCTATAGATTGAAGGAGAGCGGAAACCTCGACGTGGCTCCTGAAAACACCGATGAATACTGCACTGGAGCGTGCCTGACGGAGACAAACCTTGTCCTGAGCTGCATTGACAACATCTTCGCcaactttttgttttataataagGCCACAATAGTGGATGTTCGAGATACTATCAAGGCAGCATGTGGGAATGGCCCAGAAAGAGGTACTGGTTGCTGTACTCGGCTGTAAATTAAGACATCTTTGATCTCTGTTTTGGTTATTGTCAAGCATTGTAATCTGGCGtttgaatttggattttgtAGGTAAATTTAATGTGGCTGAGCACATTCAAGCTGAAGCAAGCAATGCACAGAAAACCATAAATCAAA
Above is a genomic segment from Juglans microcarpa x Juglans regia isolate MS1-56 chromosome 1D, Jm3101_v1.0, whole genome shotgun sequence containing:
- the LOC121249123 gene encoding uncharacterized protein LOC121249123, producing the protein MAISVIIRVLWPLAVALTFVSLLYANLGMADEYEVPQTGGTHEEHDPPEIIAKALLCFNNKYIYSSCEESYRLKESGNLDVAPENTDEYCTGACLTETNLVLSCIDNIFANFLFYNKATIVDVRDTIKAACGNGPERGKFNVAEHIQAEASNAQKTINQIVFGLGLMVLGRGLLP